The Peribacillus simplex genome contains a region encoding:
- a CDS encoding DUF4183 domain-containing protein: MPIIKPFMASRKYTATIGDGTGTGATFAIAATTFTDDAGAAVTAFPASFAYYVLYINAQIQTADTSTLTPTTLTIPDGDTLDDATPIVIEVVVN; this comes from the coding sequence ATGCCAATAATCAAACCTTTTATGGCATCCAGAAAGTATACTGCCACAATAGGAGACGGTACAGGTACAGGTGCGACGTTTGCCATTGCAGCAACAACCTTTACGGATGACGCTGGTGCAGCTGTAACTGCATTTCCAGCTTCATTTGCTTATTATGTTTTATATATAAATGCTCAGATTCAAACAGCTGATACCTCAACCCTCACTCCTACTACTTTAACTATTCCAGATGGCGATACACTTGATGATGCAACCCCAATCGTTATTGAAGTTGTAGTCAACTAA
- the argH gene encoding argininosuccinate lyase: MKLWGGRFRKEENKLMEDFNRSLHVDMRLYSEDIKGSIAHVNMLVKCELLTKEEGESIVKSLLSILEDIESGALVIEGDFEDIHSFVEATLTERIGETAKKLHTARSRNDQVALDIRLYAKNKALEVIEYIEELQNNLEEKAKANNVIMPGYTHLQRAQVVTLKHHLMAYFNMLDRDRKRVLNAIEIMNESPLGCGALAGTTHVIDREMTAEELGFLKPVNNFLDGVSDRDYLLELMSSFSIIMMHLSRLSEELILWSSQEFKFITIDDAYSTGSSIMPQKKNPDAAELIRGKTGRVYGSLTSLLTTMKGLPLAYNKDMQEDKEPFFDALDTVLSCLEIMSNMISTMKVNTENMKKAVKYGFLNATEVADYLVSKGVAFRDAHSIVGSIVIYCEDHDKAIEELTLDELKSLNPLIEGDLFNFIDYQNILNKGIKVNLLK, translated from the coding sequence ATGAAGCTTTGGGGCGGACGTTTTAGAAAAGAAGAAAATAAATTAATGGAGGACTTTAATCGTTCTCTTCATGTTGATATGAGGCTATATTCTGAAGATATTAAAGGGAGCATTGCACATGTAAATATGCTTGTGAAATGTGAATTGCTTACCAAGGAAGAAGGAGAAAGTATTGTAAAGTCACTTCTTTCTATATTGGAAGATATCGAGAGCGGAGCATTGGTGATCGAAGGGGATTTTGAAGATATTCATAGTTTTGTTGAAGCAACATTAACGGAACGAATAGGTGAAACAGCAAAAAAACTCCATACAGCAAGAAGTCGTAATGATCAAGTTGCTTTAGATATCAGGCTTTACGCTAAAAATAAGGCGTTAGAAGTGATCGAGTATATTGAAGAGCTTCAAAATAACCTGGAAGAAAAGGCAAAAGCAAACAATGTGATCATGCCAGGATACACCCATCTACAGCGAGCTCAAGTAGTAACTCTTAAGCACCATTTAATGGCCTACTTCAATATGCTGGATAGGGACAGAAAAAGAGTTCTTAATGCAATTGAAATTATGAACGAAAGTCCACTGGGGTGTGGAGCATTGGCAGGGACGACTCATGTTATAGACCGAGAAATGACAGCTGAGGAGTTGGGATTTTTAAAACCTGTAAACAATTTCCTCGATGGTGTTAGTGATAGAGATTACCTTTTAGAATTAATGTCTAGCTTTTCGATCATCATGATGCATTTAAGCAGATTAAGTGAAGAACTGATTTTATGGAGCAGCCAAGAGTTTAAATTCATTACTATTGATGATGCATATTCTACAGGAAGCAGTATCATGCCTCAAAAGAAAAATCCTGATGCAGCAGAGCTTATAAGAGGAAAAACAGGACGAGTATATGGTTCTCTTACTTCACTTTTAACAACGATGAAAGGGTTACCATTGGCTTATAATAAAGATATGCAGGAAGATAAAGAACCATTTTTTGATGCATTGGATACAGTTTTGTCTTGTCTGGAAATTATGTCTAATATGATTTCTACCATGAAGGTGAATACTGAGAATATGAAAAAAGCTGTAAAATATGGCTTTCTCAATGCAACAGAAGTCGCTGATTATTTAGTTAGCAAAGGGGTTGCGTTCAGAGATGCCCACAGTATCGTTGGTTCTATCGTCATTTATTGTGAAGATCATGATAAAGCAATAGAAGAGTTGACCCTAGACGAATTGAAGAGCTTAAATCCATTAATTGAAGGGGACTTATTTAACTTTATTGATTATCAAAATATATTAAATAAAGGCATTAAGGTGAACTTATTAAAATAA
- a CDS encoding APC family permease, translating to MNQERYLKKKMGFWSLTALSLGGIIGSSWLFGPWNTAKMAGPAAIMSWVIAAFVITLIALVYAELARVRPETGGLGRYPLYSHGKLLATVTSYSIWLGYCATAPVESSGVIQYANEFWPGLYDISKEQLTTTGILASTVLMVFFVVVNYFGVKLFAVTNTIITTIKFLVPVLTIVAFFMTGFHEENYTSHGFAPNGYGAGLSAILTSGIFFAYTGFGNVVMMSGEVVNPRRNIPLALITSLSVSAVLYVLLQIVFIGAVPPEMLANGWSGIKFDSPFANLALMANMVWLSWTITADAMISPTGSALAYTAGTSRHVFGMAKSGFIPSYFGTINKRFGVPTRALTLNFLIGLLFLFPLKSWTAIVAIVGAIGIFKYASACVTVMVFRKVGLTKNNGIPGMNFIAPLAFVFATLLIYWTNWSRVQLAIWGLAIGIVGYLITHFINKHKSMEIIGGIYLVIYILMLVGISSIGNFGGKGIIPEPFMSYIVAIIGFVFYYFAVYNGVWYMRKKGNVQELLDMDNN from the coding sequence ATGAATCAAGAACGATATTTGAAAAAGAAAATGGGCTTTTGGTCACTTACTGCATTATCCCTTGGAGGAATTATTGGATCAAGTTGGCTTTTTGGACCATGGAATACGGCAAAAATGGCTGGACCAGCTGCTATTATGTCTTGGGTCATTGCTGCATTCGTCATTACGCTAATAGCTCTTGTTTATGCTGAATTAGCAAGGGTAAGACCAGAAACAGGCGGTTTAGGTCGTTATCCCCTTTATTCCCATGGAAAATTGCTTGCTACAGTGACTAGTTATTCGATTTGGCTTGGCTACTGTGCCACTGCACCCGTTGAATCATCGGGAGTTATTCAATACGCTAATGAGTTCTGGCCAGGCCTATATGATATATCCAAGGAGCAACTTACGACAACAGGAATTCTAGCATCGACTGTTTTAATGGTGTTCTTTGTTGTGGTGAACTATTTTGGAGTGAAATTATTTGCTGTCACGAACACCATAATTACCACGATTAAATTTTTAGTGCCTGTCCTGACCATCGTTGCTTTTTTTATGACAGGTTTTCATGAAGAGAATTATACAAGTCATGGGTTTGCCCCTAATGGATATGGCGCAGGATTAAGCGCAATCTTAACTAGTGGTATATTTTTTGCCTATACAGGATTCGGGAATGTGGTAATGATGAGTGGCGAGGTGGTAAACCCAAGACGGAATATTCCGCTTGCCCTTATCACATCGCTTTCAGTCTCGGCAGTTTTATATGTTTTGCTTCAAATCGTTTTTATAGGGGCCGTACCGCCCGAAATGCTGGCTAATGGTTGGAGTGGAATTAAATTTGACTCTCCATTTGCGAATTTAGCACTTATGGCGAATATGGTTTGGCTGTCTTGGACCATTACAGCGGACGCCATGATTTCCCCAACTGGATCGGCGCTTGCTTACACAGCCGGAACTTCAAGACATGTTTTTGGAATGGCGAAGAGTGGATTCATTCCTTCTTATTTCGGAACTATTAATAAAAGATTTGGCGTTCCAACACGTGCACTCACGCTCAACTTCCTCATTGGGTTGCTTTTCTTGTTCCCTTTAAAGAGTTGGACTGCAATTGTAGCCATCGTTGGAGCGATCGGGATTTTTAAATACGCCTCAGCATGCGTCACGGTAATGGTGTTTCGTAAGGTTGGTTTGACAAAAAACAACGGTATCCCAGGCATGAATTTTATCGCTCCTTTAGCCTTTGTATTTGCCACTCTACTTATCTATTGGACAAATTGGAGCAGGGTTCAACTTGCCATTTGGGGATTGGCAATTGGAATTGTTGGATATTTGATTACTCACTTTATCAATAAACATAAATCGATGGAAATCATTGGCGGGATCTATCTTGTCATTTATATTCTGATGCTCGTTGGGATTTCGTCAATCGGGAATTTTGGTGGTAAGGGTATTATTCCAGAGCCATTTATGTCTTACATCGTGGCAATAATAGGATTCGTTTTTTACTATTTCGCTGTTTATAACGGAGTCTGGTACATGAGGAAAAAGGGGAATGTACAAGAATTGCTGGATATGGATAACAATTAA
- a CDS encoding YbaN family protein has protein sequence MITIKKVKSILFFLLGSISLLIGIAGTVLPVLPGGPFYLFAAFCFAKSSKSIENWFKSTSLYEKYVEAFLQKKGMTRREKIRINLIADFFIVISVFYVDILLVKILLIGLALYKHYYFIKKIKTIDPNNTKQRAF, from the coding sequence GTGATTACAATTAAAAAAGTAAAAAGTATCCTATTTTTTCTTCTTGGGTCCATATCTCTTTTGATTGGTATTGCAGGGACTGTGTTACCAGTTCTGCCGGGCGGTCCGTTTTACTTATTTGCTGCTTTTTGCTTTGCTAAAAGTTCCAAGTCGATTGAAAACTGGTTCAAAAGCACCTCACTATATGAAAAATACGTTGAAGCATTCCTGCAAAAAAAAGGTATGACTCGAAGAGAGAAAATCAGAATCAATTTAATTGCCGATTTCTTCATCGTCATTTCTGTATTTTATGTGGACATCCTATTAGTGAAGATCTTATTGATAGGGCTCGCGCTCTACAAACATTATTATTTCATTAAAAAAATTAAGACAATCGATCCGAACAATACAAAACAAAGAGCTTTTTGA
- a CDS encoding MBL fold metallo-hydrolase, translating into MKIKWFGHSAFLLTSESGTRILIDPYYRFIRYRMPNVEPDIVAVTHNHFDHNKIQAATGEYLLANEPKEYIREDVRISGFKTFHDKVNGEKRGPNILYRFQMDGLTICHCGDLGHLLSEEQVNEIGKVDILIIPVGGTFTINALEATQVMRQLKSTITIPMHYRTKALSVVGLIFSKVDTFLQISGQRTTEVGTLDISKGNLSEYAGVVTMLYE; encoded by the coding sequence ATGAAAATAAAATGGTTTGGACATTCGGCCTTTTTACTAACATCCGAAAGTGGAACCAGGATTCTTATTGATCCATATTATCGTTTCATCCGTTACCGTATGCCGAATGTTGAACCAGATATAGTTGCCGTTACACATAATCATTTCGATCACAATAAAATTCAAGCTGCAACAGGTGAATACTTGCTTGCTAATGAACCGAAGGAATACATCCGCGAAGATGTAAGAATTAGTGGATTCAAGACATTTCACGACAAGGTGAATGGCGAGAAGAGGGGCCCCAATATTTTATATCGGTTCCAAATGGACGGTCTAACTATCTGTCACTGTGGAGATTTAGGGCATCTATTATCGGAAGAACAGGTAAATGAAATTGGAAAAGTAGATATTCTCATCATTCCTGTAGGAGGTACATTCACGATAAATGCACTGGAAGCCACTCAAGTGATGCGTCAATTGAAATCTACTATTACAATTCCCATGCATTATAGAACAAAGGCATTGTCGGTTGTTGGCCTGATATTTTCAAAGGTAGATACGTTTCTTCAGATTTCCGGACAGCGAACAACCGAAGTTGGGACATTGGATATTTCCAAAGGGAATTTGTCAGAATATGCTGGTGTCGTAACTATGCTGTATGAATGA
- a CDS encoding helix-turn-helix domain-containing protein: MENIDIGKKVEKYRKAKGLSSRELAKLAEITPSMLSQIERGLANPSIQTLKVLAKTLNVPTFSFLLEETITEDLIVRSSKRKKMIIDHLSYELLSPDFTGNLATAIMKVPPNISSSENPLEHRGEEVAYILEGKIKLYLGEEEYILEAGDSVKIPANFKHKWENSFNQNAAVLFSVTPPAF, from the coding sequence ATGGAAAATATAGATATTGGCAAGAAAGTTGAAAAATATAGAAAAGCTAAAGGGTTGAGTAGTAGAGAGTTAGCAAAATTAGCTGAAATTACACCTTCCATGTTAAGCCAGATTGAACGGGGGTTGGCGAATCCTTCTATTCAAACCTTAAAGGTCTTAGCTAAAACCTTGAATGTTCCAACATTTAGTTTTTTACTGGAAGAAACGATTACGGAGGATTTAATCGTTAGGTCCAGTAAACGTAAGAAAATGATCATTGATCATTTGTCTTATGAGTTATTGTCACCAGATTTTACGGGTAATTTGGCAACAGCAATTATGAAAGTTCCTCCGAATATTTCCTCGTCGGAAAATCCTCTAGAACATAGAGGAGAGGAAGTGGCATATATTTTGGAAGGGAAAATCAAATTGTATTTAGGTGAAGAAGAATATATATTGGAAGCTGGTGATAGTGTGAAAATACCAGCAAATTTCAAACATAAATGGGAAAATAGTTTTAATCAGAACGCAGCTGTTTTATTTTCAGTTACCCCGCCTGCGTTTTAA
- a CDS encoding D-serine ammonia-lyase, protein MKEIESKELQSWKDKYPLLKKLISTDEVFWLNPNVEKFQTGIKKSPLTQEDVRDAEERLKRFAPYIAKVFPETKGTNGIIESPLVRIPAMKQSLEQDYQQPILGELLLKCDSHLPISGSIKARGGIYEILKHAEELAFQHQLLTMEDDYSILDSDRFRTLFSKYSIAVGSTGNLGLSIGIISAKLGFNVSVHMSADAKQWKKDLLRSKNVKVIEYEADYSKAVEEGRIQADSDPTCYFVDDENSHDLFLGYAVAASRLKKQLEELEIIVDENHPLFVYLPCGVGGGPGGVAFGLKLLYQDHVHCFFAEPTHSPCMLLGLMTGLHDKVSVQDVGIDNVTDADGLAVGKPSGFVGKTMEPFLSGNYTVSDEQLYKLLKELVDTEGIHLEPSALAGMIGPSKLCKEGIDYIQKHQLTEKMSNGTHIIWGTGGSMVPEEMMKQYYQKGLKLALEKQK, encoded by the coding sequence ATGAAAGAGATTGAAAGCAAAGAATTACAATCATGGAAAGACAAATATCCCTTATTAAAGAAGCTCATTTCGACGGATGAAGTATTTTGGCTCAATCCAAATGTCGAAAAATTTCAAACAGGAATTAAAAAATCCCCCCTTACTCAAGAAGATGTAAGAGATGCAGAGGAAAGGTTGAAACGTTTTGCCCCATATATCGCCAAGGTTTTCCCTGAAACAAAAGGGACGAACGGTATCATAGAATCTCCTTTAGTGAGAATTCCTGCCATGAAGCAATCCCTGGAACAGGATTATCAACAACCTATATTAGGAGAATTATTACTAAAATGTGATAGTCACCTTCCTATATCAGGATCCATTAAAGCAAGAGGCGGGATCTATGAAATTCTCAAACATGCGGAAGAATTAGCTTTCCAACATCAATTGTTAACAATGGAAGATGATTATTCGATTTTGGATAGTGATAGGTTCCGAACCCTTTTCTCAAAATATTCAATCGCAGTAGGCTCGACTGGAAATTTAGGACTTAGTATTGGCATCATCAGTGCAAAGTTAGGTTTTAATGTTTCCGTTCATATGTCAGCTGATGCAAAACAGTGGAAAAAGGACTTGCTTAGAAGCAAAAATGTCAAAGTCATTGAATATGAAGCTGATTATAGTAAAGCTGTAGAGGAAGGCCGTATCCAAGCGGATAGTGACCCAACATGTTATTTTGTGGATGACGAAAATTCCCACGACCTATTTTTAGGATATGCAGTGGCTGCATCCCGTTTAAAGAAGCAATTGGAAGAGCTGGAGATAATCGTCGATGAAAACCATCCTTTGTTTGTTTACCTTCCATGCGGAGTGGGCGGTGGTCCTGGAGGCGTAGCATTTGGTTTGAAATTATTGTATCAAGACCATGTTCACTGTTTCTTTGCAGAACCTACCCACTCGCCATGCATGCTGCTCGGTTTAATGACTGGACTCCATGATAAAGTTTCTGTACAAGATGTTGGCATCGATAATGTAACAGACGCGGATGGACTTGCTGTAGGAAAACCATCCGGGTTTGTGGGTAAAACGATGGAACCCTTTTTAAGCGGCAATTATACGGTTAGCGATGAACAGTTGTATAAGTTGCTAAAGGAACTGGTCGATACAGAGGGGATCCATTTAGAACCTTCCGCACTGGCAGGCATGATAGGACCAAGTAAATTATGTAAAGAGGGCATCGATTATATACAAAAGCATCAGTTAACGGAAAAGATGAGCAATGGTACACATATTATTTGGGGGACTGGCGGAAGCATGGTTCCTGAAGAAATGATGAAGCAATATTATCAAAAAGGGTTGAAATTAGCGTTAGAGAAACAGAAGTAA
- the map gene encoding type I methionyl aminopeptidase: MIAKTEEDFNGLKEIGKIVASIRDELVKRTIPGITTKELDDVAGELLEKAGAVSAPKGEYDFPGYTCISTNEEVAHGIPGHRVIHEGDLVNIDVSASKNGYFADTGISFVVGEGEEVLTKLCDVAKKAFEAGLKKAKPGAKKSRIGKAVFETARQHGFTVIKNLTGHGVGRGIHEAPDHICNYNDPWDNELLKEGMVIAFEPFISTLEEEVFQKEDGWTYATEKSYVAQLEHTIILTKNGPIIVTL, encoded by the coding sequence ATGATTGCAAAAACAGAAGAGGATTTTAATGGTTTGAAGGAAATTGGCAAAATCGTTGCCTCCATTAGAGATGAATTGGTAAAAAGAACAATTCCAGGGATAACGACCAAAGAACTTGATGATGTAGCTGGAGAACTTTTAGAAAAGGCGGGTGCAGTTTCAGCTCCAAAAGGTGAATATGATTTTCCAGGCTATACTTGCATTAGTACTAATGAAGAAGTGGCACACGGAATTCCGGGTCATCGGGTTATTCATGAAGGGGATCTAGTGAATATAGATGTATCTGCTTCAAAGAACGGTTATTTCGCAGATACAGGAATCTCATTTGTAGTAGGGGAAGGAGAAGAAGTATTAACGAAATTATGCGACGTTGCCAAAAAGGCATTTGAAGCAGGTCTTAAGAAAGCGAAACCCGGTGCCAAAAAAAGCAGAATCGGAAAAGCGGTATTCGAAACAGCGAGACAGCATGGATTCACCGTTATCAAAAACCTTACAGGACATGGTGTAGGACGTGGAATACACGAAGCGCCTGACCATATTTGTAATTATAATGATCCATGGGATAATGAACTATTAAAGGAAGGGATGGTTATCGCATTCGAACCATTTATCTCAACCCTTGAAGAAGAAGTATTCCAGAAAGAAGACGGTTGGACCTATGCGACAGAAAAAAGCTATGTAGCACAATTGGAACATACGATTATCCTTACTAAAAATGGTCCGATTATTGTCACACTTTAA
- a CDS encoding PaaI family thioesterase, with product MKKKIDESQIHEKHYEQIHEQVKNDPYAQSLGIQLTKFEAGTAEATLEVQGTMVNAYGTVHGAVIYALADHAFSVACNAYGKTSLGLSSNFVKRDIVPNHLHCFYFSRK from the coding sequence GTGAAGAAGAAAATTGATGAGTCTCAAATTCATGAAAAACACTATGAACAAATTCATGAGCAAGTGAAAAACGATCCGTATGCTCAGTCGTTAGGCATTCAGTTAACGAAATTCGAGGCAGGTACTGCAGAAGCAACGTTAGAAGTGCAAGGCACTATGGTAAATGCATATGGAACGGTTCACGGGGCAGTTATTTACGCTTTGGCAGATCATGCTTTTTCCGTAGCCTGTAATGCATATGGAAAAACATCATTAGGACTCTCGAGTAACTTTGTAAAAAGGGATATTGTACCAAATCATTTACATTGCTTTTATTTTTCGCGAAAATAA
- a CDS encoding branched-chain amino acid transporter permease: MTMDLTQQIITIAMVVLGTMLTRFLPFIVFPSGKPTPKYVQYLGKILPSAVIGLLVIYCLKDVSLQSGSHGIPEFMAIAVVALLHFWKKMMLLSIAGGTIVYMMLVQLVF, from the coding sequence ATGACAATGGATTTAACGCAGCAAATCATTACAATAGCAATGGTTGTACTGGGCACAATGCTTACAAGGTTTCTTCCATTCATCGTTTTCCCATCAGGTAAACCCACACCGAAATATGTACAGTATCTCGGTAAAATCCTGCCATCCGCGGTAATTGGGCTTTTGGTCATTTATTGTTTAAAGGATGTGAGCTTACAATCCGGAAGTCACGGCATCCCTGAATTTATGGCGATAGCGGTAGTTGCACTGCTTCACTTTTGGAAGAAAATGATGCTCCTTTCCATAGCGGGGGGAACGATTGTCTACATGATGTTGGTTCAATTGGTTTTCTAA
- the azlC gene encoding azaleucine resistance protein AzlC produces the protein MLSLNKFSHQDVIYMKKRTQMLPAFRAAFPYTMPIFAGFLFLGIAYGIFMNSLGFSAIYPILMSLTIFAGSMEFIAANLLLVAFNPINALFLTLMVNARHLFYGISMLDKYRGTGKKKLYLIFGLCDESFSINCTVDVPKDVDKGWFMFFVTLLNHSYWVMGSAIGGIFGSLVKFNTEGLDFVMTALFVVIFIEQWMKEKNHHSALAGLGLSAVCLIIFGGNNFIIPAMFSILGVLTLLRKPLEKVEVKTV, from the coding sequence ATGTTAAGTTTAAATAAATTTAGCCATCAGGATGTGATTTATATGAAAAAAAGAACTCAAATGCTACCTGCATTTCGTGCGGCCTTTCCGTACACAATGCCCATTTTTGCAGGTTTTTTATTTTTAGGCATCGCTTATGGGATCTTTATGAATTCATTAGGTTTCAGTGCGATTTACCCGATATTGATGAGTCTTACAATATTCGCAGGATCAATGGAGTTTATTGCAGCCAATTTATTGCTTGTCGCATTCAATCCGATTAATGCACTTTTTCTAACATTAATGGTGAATGCACGGCATTTGTTTTATGGCATTTCCATGCTGGATAAGTACAGGGGGACCGGGAAAAAAAAGCTGTATCTGATTTTTGGGCTTTGCGATGAGTCTTTTTCCATCAATTGTACCGTTGATGTTCCGAAGGATGTAGACAAGGGCTGGTTCATGTTCTTCGTGACACTGCTCAATCATTCCTATTGGGTGATGGGATCAGCGATTGGCGGCATTTTTGGCTCTCTTGTCAAATTCAACACAGAAGGACTCGATTTTGTTATGACGGCCCTCTTTGTAGTCATTTTCATTGAACAGTGGATGAAAGAGAAAAACCATCATAGTGCTCTCGCAGGGCTTGGGCTGTCAGCAGTCTGTCTTATTATTTTTGGCGGAAACAATTTCATCATCCCTGCCATGTTTTCAATTTTGGGGGTACTCACCTTACTTAGAAAGCCATTAGAGAAAGTTGAGGTCAAGACCGTATGA
- a CDS encoding PLP-dependent aminotransferase family protein, whose translation MPVNSFDNYPMSWKPDKKALKRPFYKSLAALLEQDITNGFLAPGTKLPPQRELADFLDLNFTTITRSYKICEVKGLIYAVTGSGTFVAPNANRSITISVDKTANSIDLGFVASFEQTNDIVSETIQKTVNKSYLEQLLNYNDPTGIPHQKTAALNWMESFGIHADQEHIAIVSGAQNALAVALAALFEPGKRIATDLYTYSNFIELAKMFHIKLVPIPGDQFGMLPDELEKQCCQTNIDGIFLMPSCNNPTTIMMSDIRKQEIAAVIRKHRLILIEDDIHAFLTAGIISDYRQPMYQLLPEQSIYILGTSKSICSGLRVAYMVYGDAFREKISQAIFNINVKTSSFDAEVITELILSGKAHEIVSQKKQLALTANDIYSEYFPLRKDVGHPLSLYRWLPIQGHNDALQLETDLKRRGIRVFHSNRFQSGQTTPDMFLRIALSSTNSFDELKIGLDILKQYLN comes from the coding sequence ATGCCAGTAAATTCATTTGACAATTATCCAATGTCTTGGAAACCTGATAAGAAAGCATTAAAGCGCCCTTTTTATAAATCTCTTGCAGCATTACTTGAACAAGATATAACAAATGGTTTTTTAGCACCTGGAACAAAGTTGCCTCCGCAGCGAGAATTGGCAGATTTTCTTGATTTAAACTTCACCACCATTACCCGTTCCTACAAAATATGCGAGGTAAAGGGATTAATATATGCCGTTACGGGAAGCGGAACCTTTGTGGCTCCCAATGCCAATCGTTCTATAACCATTTCCGTGGATAAAACGGCAAATAGCATCGATCTTGGTTTTGTGGCATCTTTTGAGCAAACCAATGATATTGTATCAGAAACCATTCAAAAAACCGTGAACAAAAGTTATTTGGAGCAGCTGCTGAATTACAACGACCCGACTGGTATTCCCCATCAAAAAACAGCAGCGCTAAACTGGATGGAATCTTTCGGCATCCATGCGGATCAAGAGCATATAGCAATCGTTTCCGGTGCCCAAAATGCATTGGCAGTTGCCTTGGCTGCCCTGTTTGAGCCTGGCAAGAGAATTGCAACCGACTTATACACCTATTCAAACTTCATCGAGTTGGCAAAGATGTTCCATATTAAGTTAGTGCCCATTCCCGGAGACCAGTTCGGCATGCTGCCAGATGAACTTGAAAAGCAGTGTTGCCAAACAAATATTGACGGCATTTTTCTGATGCCCTCTTGCAACAATCCAACCACAATCATGATGTCAGATATTCGAAAGCAAGAAATAGCTGCGGTCATCCGTAAGCATCGTTTAATTTTGATTGAGGATGATATCCATGCATTTCTGACGGCAGGCATCATCTCCGATTACCGGCAGCCCATGTACCAGTTGCTTCCAGAACAGAGCATTTATATTCTCGGTACCTCTAAGTCAATATGTTCTGGATTAAGAGTTGCCTATATGGTCTATGGGGATGCATTCCGCGAGAAAATTTCCCAGGCCATTTTCAACATAAATGTAAAGACCTCTTCTTTTGATGCAGAGGTTATCACGGAGCTTATCCTATCAGGAAAGGCTCATGAAATTGTTTCTCAAAAGAAACAGCTTGCACTGACTGCAAATGACATTTATTCGGAATATTTCCCTTTAAGAAAGGATGTTGGACATCCTCTCAGTCTTTATCGTTGGCTTCCCATTCAAGGACATAACGATGCGTTACAGCTGGAAACGGATCTGAAAAGGCGCGGTATTCGAGTTTTTCATTCCAATCGTTTCCAAAGCGGGCAGACCACCCCTGATATGTTTTTGCGTATTGCACTTTCTTCCACAAACTCATTTGATGAGTTAAAAATAGGATTAGACATATTAAAACAGTACCTTAACTGA
- a CDS encoding MBL fold metallo-hydrolase produces MKIIELPIEFEFNGQKNYINPSLIILKDELTLVDTGYPNFLPLIEYEMIKNGYEMKNLKNIIITHYDIDHIGSLFEFKEKYPSINIMASEVESKFISGEMKSERLVQAEGMLENMPNEEIEFGKWFIQQLKKLKHVSIDEKVHDGDLILDDECRVVATPGHTSGHISLYFPSLKSVISGDAAVKENHELGIANPQFCLNVEEAEQSLSKIKDLKADSYYCYHGGTFTL; encoded by the coding sequence ATGAAGATAATAGAACTGCCAATTGAATTTGAATTTAATGGGCAAAAAAACTACATTAATCCTAGCTTGATTATTTTGAAGGATGAACTAACTTTGGTCGATACAGGTTATCCTAATTTTTTACCTTTAATTGAATATGAAATGATAAAAAATGGTTATGAAATGAAGAATTTAAAGAATATAATCATCACTCATTATGATATTGATCATATAGGTTCCTTATTTGAATTCAAGGAAAAGTATCCTTCTATTAACATTATGGCTAGTGAAGTTGAATCGAAATTTATTAGTGGTGAAATGAAGTCAGAGAGATTGGTTCAAGCCGAAGGAATGCTAGAAAATATGCCAAATGAAGAAATCGAATTCGGTAAATGGTTTATACAACAATTAAAGAAATTGAAGCATGTTTCAATTGATGAAAAGGTACATGATGGTGATTTGATTTTAGATGACGAATGCAGGGTAGTGGCAACACCAGGGCATACTTCAGGGCATATTTCATTATATTTTCCAAGTTTAAAAAGTGTAATATCAGGTGATGCAGCTGTTAAAGAGAATCATGAATTAGGCATAGCCAATCCACAATTTTGTTTAAATGTCGAGGAAGCGGAACAGTCTTTAAGTAAGATTAAAGATCTTAAAGCTGATAGTTACTATTGTTATCATGGTGGGACATTCACTTTATGA